Part of the Lolium rigidum isolate FL_2022 chromosome 6, APGP_CSIRO_Lrig_0.1, whole genome shotgun sequence genome, CACCGCGATACCCCTCAAGAGGCCGGTGCGCCACCTACATCGCAAGACACCTCCCAAGCGGCCAACACAGAGAACTCCGAGGAAGAACCACTGCCCGAACTCAAGTTcccaagacgacgcctccaagaagggtacGACGTCAaagacgccgtcgtcgcccgatttgGCATGCCAAATCTGAGGTTTTCACCCGAAACCTGAGACCCTGGGCGAGGGAGGAGCCACAACTCCTCGATGACGCCACATAGGAAACGGCACCCTCAGGCGTCGCCGTCACCGGCCCCGAAGGAagggctttcgcccggagcatAGTACCTCACCACCGCAAGCAGCGTCCGCCCTTCGCCTAAAGCTCACGCGCTGACCCGTCCAATGGGAGGGCTCGCCGGCAGGGTTGCGCGCATCCACCTCAGGGAGGTATCGCCGGCCACCCAGCACCGCCTACGCGCCACCAGCGCCGCACGGGCGCCCCGAGCCACCACGCCAAGATGGCATTAGGCTCAGCTCAACCCGGCGAGAGCAGCAGCACCCTGCGCTCAGAGCCGAGGAGGATGGGCAAGGAGCAGGTGGGCGACCGCACCCAGGCGCAGGTGGCCGGAACGGCCCGGGCCCGCCTTCCCCGAATCGGGCCcgaagggcccagatctgggccggccGACCCGCGCCGCCACGGCGCCAACTCCGGCCGCCCAGCACCGTCGCCGTCAAcccagcgccgtcgccgtcgtcctcagcGTTGTCGCCGCCTTCcccagcgccgtcgccgtcgctgggCAGCCATGGAGCTCCTGTCGCCGCCGTCGGGTTTGCCCGCGCCCCTACAGGCGTGCGGATGGTGGAGAtgcccgccgccggcggcaccgcgcgggctttgcccggcggctcccgccgccggcggcggaggagggggcgggaGAGGTCTGGGGCTGAGGAGGGAGTTAGGGTTTCGCCCTGACTCGCCCGCGGGGACGAGCCAGGAGCGTCTAATCCGCACAAAATTATGATTTCAAAATTATCAGTGGTAGGCTATTAAGTTGTACAATATGTCTACCTCTTACTGTCTGAAGATAACCTGAGAGATGATTTGCCAACAACCTAATAGACATGTAGCAAACCCTACGTCTTCAACGAAATGAAAGAGAAAGATTCCTTTGCGTTTCCTCGAAAAAAAGATTACATTTGTCTTTAATTAGATTTGCCGCTCAGAAGTAGAACATTAAATATTGTAATTACAATGATTGTCTGATGTGAAAGAAGAAAAGTGATGATGCTATTGTGACGTTggataaaaaatgttcaaactttttTGGTCATATTACCATGTTCACCATCAGCCACCATAGCCCCTATCTGTGAACCAACATTCTTGCATGAACTCTATCCGTGAATAAACAATCTTGCATGAGAAAAAATGCAGCTTTTGTTTCTCTGATCCATCTCTGAATCAGATAAAGAGAGTGATCTTAATTTTTCTTTCAACCGACTTCATGTCATTTTCTGTAATGTGAAGGTGTTTAaacttttctgcaaacaatcttaAAATTTGCAGAGAATATGATTGGCATGTGTCATTACTAGTGATTCCATTCCATGATGTAACTCTTTTGTGCACTCTTATTCTTTATTGTGTGCCTTTTATGTTCTATGCTTGCTAACTTCTTAAGTTTGATTCTTACCATATCATTTTTGAGAGACGGCGTATAACACCTGATGTTAACAATGAATTGCGATAACCAGTCAGGTTTTTTCCCTGGAATCACATTTTTGATACGAGATCTGGTAGATGAAGGATTTGGTTGAGTTGCAGGGAGTGAGATGGTAAGCCTGGCTTTTCCTGGGATGTTTGGCTGATTCATTTGTGTGATGTGTCTGATTGATGCAATCTTGTGTTGTTGTTCTTCATTTTTTTTGTTCAGCTGGGGCGCAGGGATACTGCACTTGACATGGCCAAGTCTGTCTACACGGATGTCCATGTGAAGCTCACTGATGGCCGGCAAGGTTGATTCCCACCATCAAATCTTCCTTTTCTCTTTGCATATTAAGTTCTATACCATCAGATCCAGTAGAGTCCCCCTGATTTATTTGTGTTAAGCTATGTTACCAAGTGCAATAGTACTGACACAACTTATGAAGTTGTCCCTTGGTTATGGTGAGCTCCATAACGGTGATGTATTTGGTAGTGTGAACTAATTAGATGCATATTATAAATTTGGCTTTGAATGCCCCAGGTTTTGTTTGTGCATTTTGTGTTTTTGTAGTGTTGACGTGTCTTgatttgacttgtttatttagtcTATATATGTGCCAATATACATGTGTCTACATCAAATATACAGGTAGGGTGGAAAATCAACTTTTACTTGCTTGTTAATATCATGTGTTATATAGACGGGTTATTGCAATTCATTGATAACAAGTATTATGTATTTATCAAAAAAATCATTGTTAACCTCCTATATATCTAGCTTAACTCAGTTTTAGCTTCTGGTTTTGCTTAGATTTCCATCAGATGCATTGTCTAGTTGTTACTAGTCTTCTTGTTTAGTCGTGGTGGTTTATTTAGGAATACGGGGCAAATTTATGGAGTGCTTTCTTATTTTCCTTGGTTTAGGCTTAAGAGTGCTTTCTTATATTTAAAGAAGTTCCCATGGCTCTCGAAATTTAAGTTGTTTTCCGTCAAGGCATCAAGATAACACTTGTCCGTGTCTAATAATCATTGCTTTATCTAGCAATACCCTTACTAGTATTTGGCTTTTACATACTTACCTTAGTAGATAGTATATATGTCAGGTTATTTGTCAATTTGACACCTTATTTTGCTATGTTTGGAATGACATGGTATTTTACACCCTCCTTTTTAATGTAGGTGTAGCTTATGCTTGGATATTCAATGTATGTTTTGTGATATGTCATGGCGCATTTCTTTCCAGCTCCATTAGGTGATGTGTCTTGTGTGCAATGATGACAGTAATTGTTATGTTGCTGATCATTTGTCTAACAATTGCCTCCATTATCACAGTTGGCCAAAGAGATTGTTGATTTTTTCCTTGACTACTTCATGAACCTTGCAGAAAACTACACTATTGGTCTCCAGGGCTTCCTTGTCTTCAACGCTGTTGGAGGTGGAACTTGCTCTGGCCTTGGTTCTCTTCTCCTTGAGCAGCTCTTTGTTGACTGTGGAATAAATTCCAAGCTTGAGTTCACTTGTGTGTCCTCACTCTCTCATTGAACACACTTATGTGGTTGTTCTTAACAATGAGGCCATCTATGCCATCTGCCTCTGGTCCCTTGATATTGAGCGCCCaacctacaccaacctgaacatgcTTATGTCTCAGGTATAAGCCTATTTCTTTCTAGTGCATGTTTTATGTATGGGGAATGTTGTAGTATTGTGTAATATTTTCTTTCACTCTCATTAACTAGGTTAAAACTAATGTGCAGGTCATATCATCATTGGCTTCTCCTCTGGGGCTTGATGGTGTTCTCAGTATTGATGTCAATGACCTCCAAACCAATCTGGTGTCCTACCAAGTATCCACTTCGTGCTTTCCTCGTATACGCGCAATTTAGGTACCTCCGCTGGAATACTAGAGGCGATGGCACTAAAGTCTTGATCAAAGGTAATTTTGAGTTATCAATATTAATGGTTTTTAACACTTTGGTAGACTATTCTGAGTGTTTATTTTTGTAGTTAGGTGGAGTACATGTTAATATTACGCGAGAGGTAGGTTTAGAACTTTGGTTATGGTTGGTATCTACGCGGCATGGTTCTACTTTCACATGCTAAATAAGTGAACAAAGCGAATTTTGTCTCATGAGTTCATCTGGATATTGTAAAGCAATGTTAATTACGATGTATCTGTATCTGGACAATAGGGCTCTGAGTTAGAGACTAATTTTGCAAAGCAAAACTACCATTTGGTGGACTCCCAAGCCTCTCCTCACAGGCTACTGGACACAAATGATTTTCTAAGAACCAACCGAATTTTGAGGCATTTTGATGGACTTCATGCAGATAGATGCTTTATATTTTTATCTCACCAACTACAATTGGTATTTAAGTTTAAATCTGAGATGGTTATGTTATAGTTTCATTTTGGTAGATTTGGCAGTGAACCCTGTGGAAAAGAAGAGCACTACTCGCCCAGAGGTTCATGTGTATGTATGTAATACAATATGGTTGTAGATAGCCAGTTTTGATGAGAGAAAGTATTATTAGTTATACTGTTAAGTCCTACAACTATTCTACTGCCTCCGTTCCAAATTATAAGATGTTATGGCAGgctaccaaaacatcttatattttgaaACAGAGGTAAAAGAATTTTAGGCTGTTAGTGGTGGTCACGATTTCAGAAGCAAGTGAAATTTCTATATGTAGCAAATTATATGTTTGTTTATAGCCATCTTTGTATTTTATACTATTATTTGATTTGCCAGTAGAATGCATATGTGTGTTATATTTGTTTTGagcctccgagttttcctacatAAATTTGCTAGTTCTAAACCTCTCGTAGTATATAACATTCCCTCTGTGTCATATTACGTTGCTCCAGGCTACTAGCTTAGTGGTTTCAAATTTTAACCTACTTGTTTCACATTTTCATTCTTACTAGAGTGGACCCTCTATTTTAGTTAGAATGGCTAGGTCGGCTATGGCATGATCTTTCTTTCGACAAAAATGTAGCCATCTATTATTTGAGCGGGCAGACTGTTAAGTTATATGAATGTCTCTCTTATATTTGAAAGATTGCAGTTGTCTTTAATTTGATTGGGCACTGAAAAAGCAGAACCATATTTTGATGGCAGTAATTGTCTGGCCTAGAAGTACAACAGTGACAATGTCCATTTGTTAGGTCACTCCATGCTATTGTGACATACAGAGAACAAATGTTCACATGCCTTTTCTGCTCATATTACCATGTTCACCATCAGGCCACCATGGCCTTTCTCCTTGAACCAACATTCTTGCATGAACTATGTCTGGGAACCAACATTCTTGCATGAACTCTGTCTGGAAACCAACATTCTTGCATGAGCAGAAATGCAACATTTTTTATGTGAACCAACTTTTAACCTCTGAATCTCATCTTTTTGTGTGTTTTGCAGGTCAATGATGCGCCCCTGGAATCGTTCCGTGCCTGGCTGCTAATTGGTGTATTTTCCTTGTATTCCAAGGACGCGGTGCTGATGTTGTTCCTCCAGATGCGTAGTCGCTGCCACCGCAAGAAAGATGAAAACATACTGCTGCTAGGTTACTCCACACGCCCTGTATGCCGGTGAGTACATTCTCCTGGCCCTGTATGTTTCTCTTTTGCTGTGCTAAATTGCCTTCTACAAAATATGTGACCGGTATTATGTTTCATATTTGAAACCTGAATATGGTTCTTTGGCATGTATCGAGCACTTCAACCACAAGGAAAGCTGTTCATAGAGCGTGAAATGATTTTAATTCATGTTAGGCCCCGTTCGGTTTGGAGGAATTTCAAAGGAAAAAGTACAGGAACAGAAACCGGAGGAAAACTAACCAGAGCAGCGTTCGGGATGCAGGATTGCACCCATTAGATTCCTTTTGAAAGTTCCTGTTACCTGTACTTTTCACGGGAAAACAAAAATCCACCCAGATCTCGTGGAAACTTCCTACCGACTGAGCGCGGTGTGCCTAGCGAGAAAAGCAAGCTCGGCAGCCATTAATTACTAATTACAGTATACTGGCAAGTAGGCCATGGCTTTTGTGGGTCCGTGTCTTTTTGGATTCCTGTGATCAACTCTCCTTTGTTCCAAACGCTCTCTTTTACAAAAATTTCTGCAATTTTTTTGATCCTGCATTTTTTTGATCCGAAGTTTTCTCACCGGACACCTTTTCTATTCCCGTGGTTCTCTGCGTTCCATTGTTTTAGAATCATTCGCTCCGAACGGGGCCTTATTAGTTGCATACTTGCCTCCTTGATTATGGTACATCTAGTTTCTCTGAAGACCTGGTAAAGATACCTGAACATGTTAAACAGTCACTAACATACCTGAGCATGTTAAAGATTTTTAGGCTGTTAGTGGTGGGCACGGCATCAGAAGCAAGTGAAATATCTGTAGGTAGCCAGTTATTTGTTTCTTTATAGTCATCTTTGTATTTTATACTGTTATTTGATTTGCAGTAAAATGCATGAGTGTGTTATATTTGTTTTGAGCCTCTGAGTTTTCCTTCCTAAATTTACTAGTTCTAAACCTTTCGTATTATCTAACATTCACTCGTGTCATTTCACGTTGCCGCAAGCTGGTATCTTAGCGGTTTCAAATATTAATCCGTGATTGGAATTTTCATTCTTACTCGAGTGGACCCTTTCTTTTAGTTAGAATGCCTAGGTCTGGTATTACACGATCTTTCTTTTGACAAGCATTTAGCCATCTATTATTTGAGCGGGTAGACTGTTAAGTTGTACAACATGTCTCCCTCTTATATTTGAAagattatggttgtctttaatttaatTGTCCATTGAAAAAGTAGAACCATATTTTGATGGCAGTGATTGTCTGATGTGGAACTACAACAGTGACAGTGTCTATTTCTTAGCTCACTCCATGCTATTGTGACATAGAGAACAAATGTTCACACACTTTTTCTGCTCATATTACCATGTTCACCATCAGGACACCATAGCTTCTCTCCTTGAACCAAAATTcttgcatgaactatgtgtgtgAACCAACATTCTTGCATGAGCAGAAAAGCAACATTTTTTCCATGTGAACCAACTCTATACCTCTGAATCTCATATGTTTGTGTGTTTTGCAGGTCAATGGTGCGCCCCTGGGATCGTTTCGTGCCTGACTGCTAATTGATGTATTTTCCTTGTATGAATGACAAGATGTTGGTGCTGTTCCTCCAGATGCGCCGTCGCTGCCACCGCGAGAAAGATCCCGACTGCTGCTGCTAGTTGACCCCCCATGCTGATGTGCACTGGTGAGTACATTCTCCCACCCCATCCGTTTCTCTTTTGCTGATGGGTGGAGGTGGACCTGCAATTGGTAGCTTATTTTATTGTGCTAAATTGCCTTCTGCAAACTATGTTATCAGTACTATGTTTCATAAACTGGACTGGTTCTTGGGTATGTATCGAGCACTTCAACCACAAGTACAACTGTCCCTAAAG contains:
- the LOC124668633 gene encoding tubulin alpha-2 chain-like isoform X1, producing the protein MNVAPLQLGRRDTALDMAKSVYTDVHVKLTDGRQENYTIGLQGFLVFNAVGGGTCSGLGSLLLEQLFVDCGINSKLEFTCVSSLSH